One window of Streptomyces sp. FIT100 genomic DNA carries:
- a CDS encoding LysR family transcriptional regulator, with product MSIELHHLRGFLALADEKHFTRAAKRMNVSQPTLSRNIRRLEELLGRRLLERTTRHVTLTPAGESLYDRLHVLLPQLEAALRPESDDDTFRVGFAWGFPTGWPQEVIARFEEETGVSVQAHRHDAKLAGVDRGDADIAILRGRLTAPGMEVVTLLHERRVVAVSTRSELAERHEISWREIADHQLVLNEVSGTTNLADWPTEHRPGVSVVCSNFDEWLEAVASSKGMGVVPEFVGRQHIHPFVSFLAIPDAPTVPLNLVHPSHGGHPLTARFVTMAQAATAEFAEMNGGDRLVTC from the coding sequence ATGAGCATCGAGCTGCATCACCTGCGTGGGTTCCTGGCCTTGGCGGACGAGAAGCACTTCACCCGGGCCGCGAAGCGCATGAACGTGTCCCAGCCGACACTCAGTCGCAACATCCGTCGCCTGGAGGAACTGCTCGGCCGGCGCCTGTTGGAACGGACCACCCGGCACGTGACCCTCACGCCGGCCGGTGAGAGTCTTTATGACCGACTTCATGTGCTACTGCCGCAGTTGGAGGCGGCGCTGCGCCCCGAGTCGGACGACGACACCTTCCGTGTGGGCTTCGCATGGGGGTTTCCCACGGGATGGCCCCAAGAGGTCATCGCGCGCTTCGAGGAGGAAACCGGCGTATCGGTCCAGGCGCACAGGCATGATGCGAAGCTCGCGGGAGTGGATCGCGGTGATGCCGACATCGCGATCCTGAGGGGCCGGCTCACGGCTCCGGGCATGGAAGTCGTCACGCTGTTGCACGAGCGGAGGGTCGTAGCGGTCTCCACACGTTCCGAACTCGCCGAACGGCACGAGATCAGTTGGCGGGAGATCGCCGATCACCAACTCGTCCTGAACGAAGTGAGTGGTACGACCAACTTGGCCGACTGGCCGACGGAACACCGGCCCGGTGTCTCCGTGGTGTGCAGCAACTTCGACGAATGGCTTGAGGCCGTCGCCTCCAGTAAGGGCATGGGGGTCGTCCCCGAATTCGTCGGGCGGCAGCATATCCACCCCTTCGTATCATTCCTCGCCATCCCGGACGCACCGACGGTCCCCCTCAATCTGGTCCACCCCTCGCACGGTGGGCACCCCCTGACAGCACGTTTCGTCACCATGGCGCAGGCTGCGACAGCGGAGTTCGCGGAGATGAACGGGGGAGACCGACTGGTCACTTGTTGA
- a CDS encoding cupin domain-containing protein: protein MDVNRHPGDATKGPDERFSGDVWLWPRIGATANAEVRNVLFTPGSRSAWHRHPAGQVLHVTEGVGVVQSRGGERQEIRAGDTVICHPGEEHWHGAAAGTFMTHIAVTDGPTEWQEHVTEEEYRD from the coding sequence ATGGACGTCAACCGTCACCCGGGCGATGCGACCAAGGGTCCCGACGAGCGCTTCTCCGGCGATGTCTGGCTGTGGCCGCGTATCGGAGCGACCGCCAACGCCGAAGTGCGCAACGTGCTGTTCACGCCCGGCTCGCGCAGCGCCTGGCACCGGCACCCCGCCGGCCAGGTGCTCCACGTCACGGAAGGCGTGGGAGTCGTGCAGTCCCGGGGAGGGGAACGCCAGGAGATCAGGGCTGGTGACACGGTGATCTGCCACCCGGGTGAGGAGCACTGGCACGGCGCGGCAGCGGGGACGTTCATGACCCACATCGCCGTCACGGACGGCCCGACCGAGTGGCAGGAGCACGTGACGGAGGAGGAGTACCGGGACTGA
- a CDS encoding MFS transporter yields the protein MLASLLGGMFLGNVDIAVVNVAVPSIRDRLHASGGELELIVSGYTLVYAMLLITSARLGEIRGRRRVYLWGLAVFTLSSLACGLAPDSATLVGARVVQGIGAALMVSQVLTSIQVHFDGAARRRALGAYTGVLGVSSVIGQALGGILVQADILGAGWRPIFLINVPIGIVLLITSFVFLPDDETERDKKLDMRGVGLLSLGLFLLVTPLVLGRDAGWPLWTWLCLAGSLPAFVLFAKVEQGIARRGGSPLMNVALLARRHVALALVSQAATRAGYFALLFVLALYLQQGLGRSAAYSGVIPISWVATFALVGPLLGRLPARVRRLAAPAGGLLMAIAFAGVAAGAQSTLWLTVLLGIGGIGYGAAFSGTLTHLTESVEARFAPDVSGLFNTTLQVGGVLGVAVIGTVYLDLAARGGAPQDAFNTTNAVLAALSIAASALIVLAGKAGAGKAGAGKAGAGEAAAKR from the coding sequence ATGCTGGCCTCGCTGTTGGGCGGGATGTTCCTCGGAAACGTGGACATCGCCGTGGTCAACGTCGCGGTCCCCTCGATCCGTGATCGCCTGCACGCGTCCGGCGGCGAACTGGAACTCATCGTCTCCGGGTACACCCTTGTGTACGCCATGCTGCTCATCACCAGTGCCCGGCTGGGCGAGATCCGCGGCCGGCGACGGGTCTATCTGTGGGGCCTCGCCGTCTTCACGCTGTCCTCGCTCGCCTGCGGACTCGCGCCCGACAGCGCCACTCTGGTGGGCGCGCGAGTCGTGCAGGGCATCGGGGCGGCCCTGATGGTCTCGCAGGTCCTGACCAGCATCCAGGTGCACTTCGACGGCGCCGCCCGGCGGAGAGCCCTGGGCGCGTACACCGGTGTCCTCGGGGTCAGCTCCGTCATCGGCCAGGCCCTGGGCGGCATCCTGGTGCAGGCGGACATCCTGGGTGCCGGGTGGCGGCCGATCTTCCTGATCAATGTGCCGATCGGCATCGTCCTGCTGATCACCTCGTTCGTCTTCCTGCCCGACGACGAGACCGAACGGGACAAGAAGCTCGACATGCGCGGCGTCGGGCTTCTGTCGCTCGGCCTGTTCCTGCTGGTGACCCCTCTGGTGCTCGGGCGGGACGCCGGCTGGCCGCTGTGGACGTGGCTGTGTCTCGCCGGCTCCCTGCCGGCGTTCGTCCTCTTCGCCAAGGTCGAGCAGGGCATCGCGCGCCGCGGGGGCAGCCCGTTGATGAACGTCGCGCTGCTCGCCCGTAGGCACGTGGCCCTCGCGCTGGTGTCCCAGGCCGCCACCCGCGCCGGCTACTTCGCGCTCCTGTTCGTCCTGGCCCTCTACCTGCAACAGGGTCTCGGCCGGAGCGCGGCCTATTCCGGCGTGATTCCCATCTCCTGGGTGGCGACATTCGCCCTGGTCGGCCCCCTCCTCGGCCGGCTGCCTGCGCGCGTCAGAAGGCTTGCCGCGCCGGCGGGAGGTCTCCTGATGGCGATCGCCTTCGCCGGGGTGGCGGCCGGCGCCCAGAGCACCCTCTGGCTGACCGTCCTCCTCGGAATCGGCGGCATCGGCTACGGCGCCGCGTTCAGCGGCACCCTGACCCATCTGACCGAATCCGTCGAAGCCCGCTTCGCGCCCGATGTGAGCGGCCTGTTCAACACGACGCTGCAGGTCGGCGGAGTCCTGGGCGTGGCCGTCATCGGCACCGTGTACCTGGACCTCGCCGCCCGCGGCGGGGCGCCGCAGGACGCGTTCAACACCACCAACGCCGTTCTGGCCGCGCTCTCGATCGCCGCCTCAGCCCTGATCGTGCTCGCGGGAAAGGCCGGGGCGGGAAAGGCCGGGGCGGGAAAGGCCGGGGCGGGGGAGGCCGCCGCCAAGCGCTGA
- a CDS encoding VOC family protein: MFKRIDHIGVVVDDIDEAKAFLESLGMRLERAQDVPERNVRIAFYQCGDGRIELIEPTTEESRRRRLGDGNQARIEHIGVEVDDVPRIIKAVQGLGVEFTTTEPVPVGPNLNAWTRPETSDGMQFQLVQRDAV, translated from the coding sequence ATGTTCAAGCGCATCGACCACATCGGCGTGGTGGTCGACGACATCGACGAGGCGAAGGCGTTCCTCGAGAGCCTGGGTATGCGTCTGGAACGAGCGCAGGACGTTCCCGAGCGCAACGTGAGGATCGCGTTCTACCAGTGCGGGGACGGCCGGATCGAGCTCATCGAGCCCACGACCGAGGAGTCCCGCCGGCGTCGGCTCGGTGACGGTAACCAGGCCCGCATCGAGCACATCGGCGTCGAGGTCGACGACGTACCCCGGATCATCAAGGCGGTCCAGGGCCTCGGGGTCGAGTTCACCACCACCGAGCCCGTGCCGGTCGGCCCGAACCTCAATGCCTGGACCCGGCCCGAGACGTCCGACGGAATGCAGTTCCAGCTGGTGCAGCGGGACGCGGTCTAG
- a CDS encoding cupin domain-containing protein codes for MPVQTGSQFPYPEFRERHVRDRPAPVVWQWKTLAKELEAAEHTEYGTLTLAAPGGSHEIIPGTSMTFQAVRPGDRTTPHAHSWWHLYFVRSGAGTVIFDETGDSTRLSAGDILLIPAWSAHHFENPAADEDLLLLNMSNLPQLAAIHNNFSEEHA; via the coding sequence ATGCCGGTACAGACCGGAAGTCAGTTTCCGTACCCTGAGTTCCGCGAACGCCATGTGCGGGACCGGCCGGCCCCGGTGGTATGGCAGTGGAAGACCCTGGCCAAGGAACTCGAAGCGGCCGAACACACGGAATACGGCACGCTCACCCTGGCCGCGCCCGGCGGCAGCCACGAGATCATCCCCGGTACGTCCATGACCTTCCAGGCCGTCAGGCCCGGTGACCGGACCACCCCGCACGCGCACTCCTGGTGGCACCTCTATTTCGTCCGGTCCGGTGCGGGCACCGTGATCTTCGACGAAACGGGAGACTCCACCCGGCTGAGCGCGGGCGACATCCTCCTCATACCGGCCTGGTCCGCGCACCACTTCGAAAACCCGGCAGCGGACGAGGATCTGCTGCTGCTCAACATGTCGAATCTGCCCCAACTGGCGGCGATCCACAACAACTTCTCCGAAGAGCACGCGTAA